Below is a genomic region from Lentisphaerota bacterium.
CAGAAAGCAATCGTAGGCCAAACGGCGTCAATCCGAGCAAACACGCAGGAAAAGTACCAATGGCGGAAGGCACCATCAAAAAGCTGATGGACAAGGGTTTCGGATTCATCAAGACGGGGTCCGAAAAAGATCTGTTTTTCCACTCATCGAGCCTCGAAGGTGTCAGTTTCAACGAACTGCATGAAGGGCAGAAGGTGTCCTACACGGAAGGTCGGGGCCCCAAAGGCCCGTGTGCCGAGAGCGTCAAGGTGATCTAGTTTCGCTGGGACTCGCCACCTATCTTCAGCCAGGACGATGCAGCCAGGCTGTTCGCACGACGGCATGCCGAACGCGACAACGCCGGCTACGGCACCC
It encodes:
- a CDS encoding cold shock domain-containing protein — encoded protein: MAEGTIKKLMDKGFGFIKTGSEKDLFFHSSSLEGVSFNELHEGQKVSYTEGRGPKGPCAESVKVI